A segment of the Aureliella helgolandensis genome:
CGTGCTGCATCATTGGGCAAGTGTGGCGCGCGTGACGCCCGGCTCCATTCCCTACAATGCGCTCATTGACAGGCTGGCTGGTCAGCCTGAACATGGGGATTCCATCGACGCTTGGGGTGTCCCGTTCGTAGGAAGACCGCCGCGTGACTGGTTCCGCTGTTCGCTTCGATAGGGGCCGCTTCGTCTTGCGAACGTCGGACCACCGTCCATTCAGCATGGTTTCCAATATGCGCACACCCCCGCATGTACACGCCGCGCCGCAGGCAGGTTCAATGGATAGAAGCGTGGCGCGTCCGCACAATTCCTAAGTGTGAGCAACCGAACACGCTCTTCAAAGAGACTCGATGAAACCCAGCCACTGTGCCGCCCCTCCCCTCTTCCCATCTCTTGTATTCAAAGTTCGCCCATGCACCACTCTCGATTTCCAACCACGCCCCTGTTTCTGCTGGCTCGTGCTGTCTGGTCCATCGGCCTCCAGCTGCAAAGCGATGCGAAGCACGCGTTGGTTACGGTGGCAGGGGCTCTCGCACTGATCTCAACGCTAGCCACTGCAGGACCAGCGAAAGAGCGCATGAACGTGCTGTTCATTATCTCCGACGATCTGACGTCAACCGCCCTGTCTTGCTACGGGAACACGGTGTGCGAAACGCCTAACATCGATGCCTTGGCAGCTCGCGGTACGCGATTCACGCACGCCTACTGTCAGGGAACTTACTGCGGACCGTCACGAGCATCGTTCATGTCGGGGTACTATCCACACGCCACCGGGGTTCTGGGTTACACCAATCCGCGTCCACAGATTGGCGATCGCCCCACTTGGTCGGAACATTTCAAGAACCACGATTACTACGCAGCCCGCGTCAGCAAGATTTTCCATATGGGCGTACCGGGTGGGATTGAAGAGGGTGGCGACGGACGCGATCACGATGGAGGCAATGGCGCCGACGATGCCCGCTCCTGGAGCGAACGTTTCAATAGTCCTGGCCCCGAATGGAAGGCGGCGGGAATTGGAGAGACGCTGGAAAGCAATCCAGATGGGAAACGTCCCGTGGTGGGTGGCAACACGTTTGTCGTAGTCGAAGCCGATGGCGATGACCTGGTCCACTCCGACGGCAAGACGGCGGTCAAGGCGGCAGAGTTGCTTCACACCAAGCGAGCGGAGCCCTTTTGGCTAGGCGTGGGATTTGTCCGACCGCACGTTCCGTTCGTGGCACCCCGCAAGTACTTCGCTCCCTTCAAACCGTTCGCTGACTTATCCCTACCGCAGCGAATGGAAAACGACTGGGACGATATTCCGAAGGCTGGTATCAATTACAAGACGAGCTTGAACATGAAGATGGACGAGCGTCGGCAGCGGAAGGCCATTGGGGGTTACTACGCTGCAGTGTCTTACATGGATGCGCAGGTGGGCGTTGTCCTCCGCGCCTTGGAGGATTCGGGGCAGGCGGACAATACGATTGTCATTTTCACCAGCGATCACGGCTATCACTTGGGCGAGCACGATTTCTGGGCCAAGGTATCACTCCGCGACGAGTCCTCGCAAGTCCCTCTCATCATCAGCGTTCCGGGCAAGCAACCTGCCGTGTGCGACAGCCTAGTGGAGCTGCTCGACCTGTATCCCACGCTTGCCAGTTTGACCGGACTCCCGATCCCTGAGCACTTGCAAGGCAAAGACATTTCGACGTTGCTGGATGACCCGCACGCGACGGTCCGCGACGCGGCTTTTAGCGTGGCTCCCATGCGCAAGGGATTCTTGATTCGAGAGCAGCGTTGGGCCTATATCCAGTATGGGGAGGACGCACAGCAAGGCATTGAGCTGTTCGATGTTTTGCAAGATCCGCAGCAATTCCACAACCTGGCCACTCAATATCCCGCTGAAGTTGCTCGGTTGTCCAAAAAACTGAGCAAAAAACTTGCTCAAGTTCGCGCCCACGATTTAGATTGAAGAGGCCATGCTCTAGACTAGCTCGCCTTCATCGTCGTCCATTCACGGAGGAAAGCGCCATGCGCAAACTGCTCGGTACAATCATGATAGGGGTAATCCTCATAGGGATCGTTGGGCTTGCGCGCGGCTGGTTCAGCGTATCCACCGACACCGAATCGGAAGAGCCCAGTATCCAATTGAAGATCGACAAAGACCGCTTTAAAGAAGATGCCGATCGACTGAAGAGTGGCGTCCAAGATTTGAAGGATCGTGTTCAGACTAGTCCGGAAGATGGCAGTGAAGTCGAGGTTGCTCCGGCCCCTGGTCCGTCTACGGCGGAACCCAGCGAACGAGCTCCAGTGCTTCCTCCCACACAATTTCCTCCTATTTAAGCCCGAGAATTGCGTGAACTACCGCGCCGTCCTCGAAAGGTGAGGTCCCAAACGTGCCAGCTAGCTCCGCTACCGATCACCTCGATGACTTCAACTCCCAGCAGCTTGCAACGCTCCGCAACGCGCTCCCCGACATGAACGGCACGAAGTGGATCGGTGACTATCGAATTCTGCGGGAGATTGGACGTGGCGGAATGGGGGTGGTCTACGAAGCGGTCCAAGAATCGCTGGGGCGAAGCGTGGCAATTAAGCTGCTCCCCTCGCTGCACTCCCTCTCGGCCGCCGCGCGGGCGCGGTTTCAGCGCGAGGCCTGCGCGGCAGCGAGATTGCACCATACCAATATCGTTCCCGTCTTTGGAATCGGAGAGACCGAAGGACAACAGTACTACGTCATGCAATTGATCGAAGGCCGCACCCTGGCCGAGTGGAGCGACAGCCTCAAGCAAGCATGCCAGAGTACGGATAATTCTGTCCTTCATCCCCAGGACGAATCGCAATCCACAAATTTGCAACATTGCCAGCGCGTCGCGAAAATCGCCCTGCGCGTCGCGCAGGGACTCGCATTTGCCCATAGTCATGGCGTGGTACATCGGGACATCAAACCCGAGAATCTATTGATTGATGAACACGACGCAGTCTGGATTGCAGACTTTGGATTGGCAAAATCGTCCGGCAGTGACGATCTAACCCATACCGGCAGCTGGATTGGTACCTTGCGGTACATGGCCCCCGAAGCCTTTGAAGGAGTGACCGATGCGCGCTCCGATGTCTACAGCCTGGGAGTAACCCTCTATGAACTGTTGACTCTAACCCCAGCGTTCAAATCGCAAAATCGCGAACAGTTGGTTCAGGAAATTCTTGCGGGAATTCCCGATTCACCGCGCAAGTTCAACGCAAAGATCCCCAAGGATCTGGAGACCATCGTATTGCGTGCAACGGCTACCGATCCGGCGCGTCGCTTCGCCTCCGCGGAGCAGGTGGTCGCAGACCTGCAGCACTACTTGAACGGCGAACCGATTAGCGCTCGCAAAATCTCACTGTTGGAGAAGTTCGACAAGTGGGGGCGACGCCATCCTGCCACCGCAGCTCTAAGCGTGTCGATTATCATTATCGCCGCCTTGGGAGCCACCGGAATTCTTTGGCAGTGGCGAGATGCCCGCGCGGCACGCGGAAGCCTGCAGGTTGCGTTAAGCGAGAAAGAACAAGCACTGGTTGCCACGCAACGAGCACTCCGCACCTCACAGTCGGTAGCGGATTTACTCGCGCAAACCTTGCTTTCTCAAGATCAATTTGGCCTCAGTGCACTATCACCGCTCACCTCGAACCTATCTCCCCTCGGTACAGACGCAAATACGATCATGCAGCGCACCCAAGCGTCCATTTCGCAGCTGGCCAATCCGGCAATCCGCGAGTCACTGCTTGATCAGCTAACCGTCGTATACATCACCTCCGGGAAACTTCAGATCGCCCTGAAACTCATCGACAGAACGCCACGGGAAGAACAAAGCAATGCCCAAAAGGGTTTCTTAACGCTCATCCAAATCATCCAAGGCCGCTATTCGGAAGCCATCGCCACCGCCAACCAGATGCAGGCAGGCGATCAGCACGATCGCGCTTTTCGCGATTTTCTGCTGAGCCTAGCAGCACTCGAAATTGACGCCAACGAAGCAACTTTGCAGACAGCCGAGACGCGGCTTCGAGAATACATCGCGGTTGAAGACGACCTGCAGAAGCGGCAACGCCATCAATTCCTGCACTACATGCATCTGTCATTGATCCGACTGAGGCTGTCGGGTGAATCCACGGACAGCCACCACTGGCGCGAATGCAAGCGACTGAGCTCTGTCGCTTACGAGGGCATCCCGGCGCCCGAACAATTCACGATCTACCAAAACTGTGTCGCCCTCGCCACTGGTTTATTTCAAATGCAGCAGGCTCATGAATCGGAAAACTCAATTCTTTTTAACGTCGGCAAATCGTTAACGATGCAAAGTATTGAACAGATCGCTAGCGACTTGGAGGTCAGCTCCCCGGTCCGGAGTTCCTTCTTGATTGAGATTGGAGATTTTCTGCAGAACGTGTCCAAGACGCGTTACCTACCCTCATTGAATAGCGAGATTGAAACGATTTACCGCTTAGCCTTGGAGGGAATCTCCGTGAGCTGTCCCGGAGAGCCCCGCCAGGCGGATATGCAGTGCCGTCTGGCCCAAGTTTTGATCGAGCAAGGTGAGCGAGCCGAAGCTGAAGAATTGCTCGCAAACGCACAAAGAATTCGAGCTCGTATGCAATTTAGTTCCTCGACTTCCGCCGGGGATAATTCCCATGCCGTCGGGGACAATTCCCAAGCCGAGCCACTCACAACGCCACCCAGCGTCGAGCCTAACACGCCAGCACTTGCGGCCAGCAAGCCGTAGTCGACCGGTTCCCATCGAGCGCCAAAAGGGAAGACTCCGGGCTCATGGCAACGCAGCACTCCCTAAAGTCGCTGGCTGGCCTCTAGGTTTAATTATCGTCCCCACGTAGGAGCCGCGCGAGCGCCGAGGCTGCAGGTCTACCAGCGGCAGGGGCGCAGCGACCGGACACCGCTCCCATCCCCAAATCGCGTGCCTCATTGCGATTTCCACCCGCCAAGAGAGGACGCCCCTCGTTTCCCAACGGTCAGGCATCCTTCGCATGCGCGGTGCGCTCCACCGCGATGATGGGAATAGTCAAGAGACGCCCACCCGCCGGCTAACCACTTCTCTGCGGTGTCCTCCCGATTCCTAGGACCAGCGATGCTCGAGCATCACGAGCACTCGCTTCCATACAGGGAATCCAGCCTTGCAACCGAGTCGCTTCATGAAGACTCGATGAAGATTCAAATTCCAGCGGGGGGATCGATAGCCTCATTAACGGCGACAGCTTTAGCTGAACACCTTGCTTGCGAGGGTTTACCGACCGTAACAGCGAATTCCAGTTCATCTGGCAATTGTTAAGGATATATTACGAAGCGTTGCCCCACATTGAGAGATCGTTAAGATCCCGGCAGTTTCGTTCCTTTATACAAGAATTAATTGGAGGGAGTTGCGATGTCGCGACAAAGAGGATTTACGCTCGTTGAATTGCTGGTGGTCATCGCCATCATCGGCATTTTAGTAGGCTTGCTTCTGCCCGCAGTACAAGCGGCACGGGAAGCGGCGCGGCGGATGAGTTGCAGCAACAATGTGAAACAACTAACGCTGGCCATGCACAACTACGAAAGCTCCCACAAAAAGCTTCCCTTTGGCTGGAACACTCACGGGACCCTGTGGTCAGCCATGCTGTTGCCCTACATCGAACAAGGTAACCTCTACTCCACTCTCGAATTCTCCGAATCTCGCAATTGGGCAACGAACAACACTCCCAATGAAACTTCGCTGAGCGTCGTGATGTCGGCGTTTCGCTGCCCTAGCCTGCCGATCCAGGAACACCTCGACTACAACAGCGTCGCTGGTCGGGTTCCGGTCAGCTATCGAGCCAGCGGAGGTAGTGAGGTTACGTCGGATGATACCAGCACCCGTCCCATTCCCGACACCAAATCATTCGAGATGCTCAATTTGAACGGGGCGTTCTATGCCTGCAGCGCCACGCGTTTTGGTGACATTCCAGACGGACTCAGCAACACCGTGTTGATTGGTGAATCCCAGACCGATCCCGAATTCGTCAAGGATGGGCAGGGGATGGATTTTTGGGCAATCGGTTCCCCTCAAGCAGATCCCTGCCGCTGCACTGGCAGCAACAATGGCACGGAGTTTAGCGAAGCGGCAGGTAGTTTTTACATGGCCATGAATCTCCGCATCCATGATCCTGGCGCACACGGGCGACTCATCGAACTGGCTTTTGGCAGCTACCACGTTGGCGGCGGCACCTTTGGACTGGGCGATGGTTCTGTTCAATTCATTTCGGACAGTATCGATCTACAGACCTACCGCAACCTGGGCGCACGCAACGACGGCCAAGTGGTTCAAGCCGACTTCTAGCTGAAAGGAATTCCTATGCATTCTTCGATTTCTCGAGTTCTTTTCAGCCTAAGTGTTGGGACAATCCTAGGCCTGAGCGGCTGCTCCAATGGCCTCACTCCCGACTACAGCAAACTTGGCCTACTGGAAGTTTCAGGAACGGTCACACTTGATGGCGATCCAGTCGCTGGTGCTGGAGTCTTTTTCTACGAGCCAGACGAACGCTATTGCTATGGCATCACCGACGCCTCCGGACGCTACACCATGATGCTCAATTCTGAGAAATCAGGAGTCACCCCTGGAGAGAAGCGGGTTGAGATCTACACGTCTCGCAATCCGTTGGGTGCTGCCGCTCCAGGCGGGGATGTCGAGGAGGAAGAGGAAGCTTCCATGCCACTCGAGGAAGATCCCGATGGCCAAACCGCTAAAAAGAAGAAATCGGGAGAACTATTGCCGGCTTGCTACAACGCCGATTCGAAGTTGCAGGTTGAAGTTACGGCCTCCGACTCAGCCATGGATTTTGAACTGCGCAGCGATTGTTCCACCAGTACGGCGAGTTGAACAGTACCACCCGTTAATTCGCCTAGTCAGGGCAAACCTTTCCTATAATGGAGTCACCTCCACTCTATAGAAAAGGTTTGCCCATGGCATACAGCATCTTCCTAGCAATCAAGAACCGCCCAACTCCTCACTTTTTGGCGAGCCTCGTTTGGCTGGTCTGCTGGGTGGTTCACTCGACCGCCTCGGCCGAAGTCAACGTTCTCAGGAAGGCAGCCAACGCGTCGACAATCTACCAGATCCAACAAGGGGATACGGTCGTTCGGTTCGCTCCCCAAGCGGGAGCCAATCTGTTTTCCATCGCGGTGGACGAGGTCGAGTACTTGAGGCAACCCGATTCACTCGAGCAACTCCCCGGTGTCAGCTTCGGCACGCCCCTGCTCTACCCCACTCCCAACCGCGTCAAGGGAGCAGAGTTTACTTTTGAAGGGAAGCGAGTTACCTTCGACGCGAACTCATCCGGGAACTTTATTCACGGACTCGTCAATCGCTACGCCTGGCAAGTCGTAAGCCTCACCGATTCGGAGGAGAGCACCTCGCTTCGTTGTTTAGCCGATTTTGGGGACGGAAAATCTCTGAACGATCTTTTTCCGTTCGCTCACCGGCTGTACCTGACAATTACGGTGAAGGACCGCGCGGTTCGCTGGACCTATCAAGTCGACAATCAAAGTGGTTCGGAAGCGATCCCCTTTGGATTTGCTCTGCATCCCTACTTTGTCTACCAGGGTGCACGCGACGCAACCTTTCTAACAATTCCCGCTTCGCACTGGATGGAATCGTCCAAGCAACTCCCCACTGGCAAGCTAGTCCCGGCCACAGAACTCGACTATCCACTCGGCCAACCGATGTCGTTGGCCGAGACGCAGTTCGACGACGCCTTCTGGGGCATGCAGCCAGACCAACCGACCACCATTGACTTTCGAGACGCGAAACGTAAGGTGGTCATTCACGCTTCCGAAGCGTTTACCCACTTAGTGGTCTGGACCCCTGACCAACACTATTTTGGAATCGAAAGCCAAACGTGCAGCACCGATGCGCATAATTTGCACTCGGCCGGAATGGTCGATGCAGCACATCTGCAAATCTGTCCCGCTGGAGAGACGCGAAGTGGATGGGTTGAGTATCGTTTCTTGAATGGGCAATAATGGCAGATTGGGTTTGGTATCTACTGTTGGTCCCCGCTGGATTCCTGGCTGGCATCATCAACACCATGGCAGGTGGCGGATCTTTTCTGACGCTACCAGCACTGATGATGGTCTGTGGGCTTGAACCCAAGCTGGCAAATGGAACGAATCGCATTGCCATCTTGCTTTCCTCTGGATCGGCAGCCATGACCTTTCATCGTCATGGGCACCTCGATCGCTCTTTGGCACTGCGGCTCACCATTCCCACCCTGCTGGGCGTCCCCTTGGGGGCCTGGGCTGCAATTTACCTTCCCGCCAACGCCTTCGAGCCCGCCTTCGGCGTCATCTTCCTACTCATGGCCATCCTACTGCTGCTCGATCCCAAGCGATTGATCGAAAAGCGGAGCCAAAAAACGCCGCCGCAGTGGCTAGTTACCGGAATCTTCTTTGGGATTGGTCTCTACGTCGGCTTCATCCAAGCCGGGATGGGAATCTTGCTACTGCTGGCGATGAGTCTCTTGAACACGGGAGATCTGGTGGCATCCAATGCCGTCAAAAACCTGATCGGTTTCCTAGTAACGCTGCTGGCCGTTGCAATGTTCGCGGGCTACGGCCAGATCGCCTGGATCCCCGGCTTGACGATGGCCTTCGGAAACCTGTTGGGTGGTATCGTCGGAGCGAAATTGGCCATTCGCAAGGGCAACCAGCTGATCTTTATCTTTCTCATCGTCGTCATGCTGGCCACCGGCGTTAAACTACTGCTCCCCTACACGGGACTAATGCAATAATTTTCCCGTGTGCCACGTTGTCTCGCCTCCCGCAGCAGGCCGCAGAGTCTCGAAGAGACTGGGCGACGCGAGCCACGCCGGGCTCGGAGGTAGGTCGTCAAACTGCCGAGTGCAGGAGCTATCCAGCAGCCGTTCGCCCAACCGGCTGTAGTATACTAATGCTAGCACTCAAATTGATTTCGCCGCTCGGTCCTCGACCGGTCCACAGTCCCCATTGGCAAAGCGAATCTTATGTCACCTTCCATTGGACGCCTTTTATTCGCCCTGAGCTACTTATGTTGTGTACCAGTACAGCAAGCCTCCGCCGGCGACACTCGCCCCAACATTGTGCTGATCATGTGCGACGACATGGGGTTTTCCGACATTGGTTGCTACGGAGGCGAGATCGATACTCCGAACATCGATCGCATGGCTGCCCAGGGGCTGCGGTTCCGTAACTTCTACAACAACGCCAAGTGCGAACACACGCGTGCATCCATCCTCACCGGACACTGGTGGCACCACGTGGGGGCTTCCGCCTCAGTTCACTATGCAGCGCCCACATTCGGAGAGCGACTGCGCGAGGCTGGATACAGAACCCTGATGACCGGCAAGTGGCACGCGGGGCAAACGCCATTTCAGCGAGGTTTTGATCGCTACTATGGCCTCACGGACGGCTGCTGCAATTACTGGAATCCTGGAGTCGCTCGACCAGACGAGCCGGAGCCAGCGAAGAAGCGTGTTCGGCGCTGGGCCATCGACGGTAACGAATCACTCCCCTTCACTCCTACCACCAAAGACTTCTACACCACGTATGCTTTCACCGATAATGCCCTGGCCTACCTGGAGGAATACCAAGCAGAGGATCAACCTTTCCTGCTCTACGTGGCTTACACGGCACCTCACTACCCACTCCACGCGAGCCAAGCAGAAGTCGCTAAATATCGTGGCCGCTATGGAGCTAAGGGATGGGATCAGCTGAGGACAGAGCGGTTTACGAAACAGCAACAGCTCGGCATCCTACCTCCTCACGCGCGATTATCCCCACGCGATCCAGACCTGCCTGCCTGGGATACCATCCCAGATGATCAGCGAGATTTATGGGATTTGCGCATGGCAACTTACGCTGCGATGGTTGACAATTTGGATCGCAGCATTGGCCGCCTGCTGGCCAAACTTGAAGAGACTGGCAAAGCCGACAACACCGTCGTTTTTTTCCTTTCGGACAACGGCGCCTGTGCAGACTCCGCAGATCGCTCGACCGTCCCGGGAGCCATGCCATGGGAAGTCACCAGTTTTCTAACTCAAGGTCGGACGTGGGCCAATGCATCGAACACCCCATTCCGACAATACAAGACCACCGACTTCGAAGGTGGCACGCGAACTCCCATGATCGCCTACTGGCCTGGAGTTATCGCGCCGGGAGAGGTTACCGACCAAGTTGGACATTTAATTGACTTCACTCCTACGATGCTCGACCTGGCACAGGCGGAAATCCCTACTGCTCTGGCTGGACATTCCTTGCTGCCTACCCTACAAGGAAAGCAGGTCGAGCGCCCCTGGCCCCTGTTTTGGCAATTTGGAAAGTCTCAAGCGATTCGCGACCAAGACTGGAAACTCATCAAGCATGGGACTGGTGACTGGCAACTCTACAACTTGGCTAAGGACCCCACGGAGCTTGAAGATCTA
Coding sequences within it:
- a CDS encoding sulfatase — translated: MNVLFIISDDLTSTALSCYGNTVCETPNIDALAARGTRFTHAYCQGTYCGPSRASFMSGYYPHATGVLGYTNPRPQIGDRPTWSEHFKNHDYYAARVSKIFHMGVPGGIEEGGDGRDHDGGNGADDARSWSERFNSPGPEWKAAGIGETLESNPDGKRPVVGGNTFVVVEADGDDLVHSDGKTAVKAAELLHTKRAEPFWLGVGFVRPHVPFVAPRKYFAPFKPFADLSLPQRMENDWDDIPKAGINYKTSLNMKMDERRQRKAIGGYYAAVSYMDAQVGVVLRALEDSGQADNTIVIFTSDHGYHLGEHDFWAKVSLRDESSQVPLIISVPGKQPAVCDSLVELLDLYPTLASLTGLPIPEHLQGKDISTLLDDPHATVRDAAFSVAPMRKGFLIREQRWAYIQYGEDAQQGIELFDVLQDPQQFHNLATQYPAEVARLSKKLSKKLAQVRAHDLD
- a CDS encoding serine/threonine protein kinase, encoding MPASSATDHLDDFNSQQLATLRNALPDMNGTKWIGDYRILREIGRGGMGVVYEAVQESLGRSVAIKLLPSLHSLSAAARARFQREACAAARLHHTNIVPVFGIGETEGQQYYVMQLIEGRTLAEWSDSLKQACQSTDNSVLHPQDESQSTNLQHCQRVAKIALRVAQGLAFAHSHGVVHRDIKPENLLIDEHDAVWIADFGLAKSSGSDDLTHTGSWIGTLRYMAPEAFEGVTDARSDVYSLGVTLYELLTLTPAFKSQNREQLVQEILAGIPDSPRKFNAKIPKDLETIVLRATATDPARRFASAEQVVADLQHYLNGEPISARKISLLEKFDKWGRRHPATAALSVSIIIIAALGATGILWQWRDARAARGSLQVALSEKEQALVATQRALRTSQSVADLLAQTLLSQDQFGLSALSPLTSNLSPLGTDANTIMQRTQASISQLANPAIRESLLDQLTVVYITSGKLQIALKLIDRTPREEQSNAQKGFLTLIQIIQGRYSEAIATANQMQAGDQHDRAFRDFLLSLAALEIDANEATLQTAETRLREYIAVEDDLQKRQRHQFLHYMHLSLIRLRLSGESTDSHHWRECKRLSSVAYEGIPAPEQFTIYQNCVALATGLFQMQQAHESENSILFNVGKSLTMQSIEQIASDLEVSSPVRSSFLIEIGDFLQNVSKTRYLPSLNSEIETIYRLALEGISVSCPGEPRQADMQCRLAQVLIEQGERAEAEELLANAQRIRARMQFSSSTSAGDNSHAVGDNSQAEPLTTPPSVEPNTPALAASKP
- a CDS encoding DUF1559 domain-containing protein, with translation MSRQRGFTLVELLVVIAIIGILVGLLLPAVQAAREAARRMSCSNNVKQLTLAMHNYESSHKKLPFGWNTHGTLWSAMLLPYIEQGNLYSTLEFSESRNWATNNTPNETSLSVVMSAFRCPSLPIQEHLDYNSVAGRVPVSYRASGGSEVTSDDTSTRPIPDTKSFEMLNLNGAFYACSATRFGDIPDGLSNTVLIGESQTDPEFVKDGQGMDFWAIGSPQADPCRCTGSNNGTEFSEAAGSFYMAMNLRIHDPGAHGRLIELAFGSYHVGGGTFGLGDGSVQFISDSIDLQTYRNLGARNDGQVVQADF
- a CDS encoding transthyretin-like family protein; this translates as MHSSISRVLFSLSVGTILGLSGCSNGLTPDYSKLGLLEVSGTVTLDGDPVAGAGVFFYEPDERYCYGITDASGRYTMMLNSEKSGVTPGEKRVEIYTSRNPLGAAAPGGDVEEEEEASMPLEEDPDGQTAKKKKSGELLPACYNADSKLQVEVTASDSAMDFELRSDCSTSTAS
- a CDS encoding aldose 1-epimerase, which codes for MAYSIFLAIKNRPTPHFLASLVWLVCWVVHSTASAEVNVLRKAANASTIYQIQQGDTVVRFAPQAGANLFSIAVDEVEYLRQPDSLEQLPGVSFGTPLLYPTPNRVKGAEFTFEGKRVTFDANSSGNFIHGLVNRYAWQVVSLTDSEESTSLRCLADFGDGKSLNDLFPFAHRLYLTITVKDRAVRWTYQVDNQSGSEAIPFGFALHPYFVYQGARDATFLTIPASHWMESSKQLPTGKLVPATELDYPLGQPMSLAETQFDDAFWGMQPDQPTTIDFRDAKRKVVIHASEAFTHLVVWTPDQHYFGIESQTCSTDAHNLHSAGMVDAAHLQICPAGETRSGWVEYRFLNGQ
- a CDS encoding sulfite exporter TauE/SafE family protein is translated as MADWVWYLLLVPAGFLAGIINTMAGGGSFLTLPALMMVCGLEPKLANGTNRIAILLSSGSAAMTFHRHGHLDRSLALRLTIPTLLGVPLGAWAAIYLPANAFEPAFGVIFLLMAILLLLDPKRLIEKRSQKTPPQWLVTGIFFGIGLYVGFIQAGMGILLLLAMSLLNTGDLVASNAVKNLIGFLVTLLAVAMFAGYGQIAWIPGLTMAFGNLLGGIVGAKLAIRKGNQLIFIFLIVVMLATGVKLLLPYTGLMQ
- a CDS encoding arylsulfatase yields the protein MSPSIGRLLFALSYLCCVPVQQASAGDTRPNIVLIMCDDMGFSDIGCYGGEIDTPNIDRMAAQGLRFRNFYNNAKCEHTRASILTGHWWHHVGASASVHYAAPTFGERLREAGYRTLMTGKWHAGQTPFQRGFDRYYGLTDGCCNYWNPGVARPDEPEPAKKRVRRWAIDGNESLPFTPTTKDFYTTYAFTDNALAYLEEYQAEDQPFLLYVAYTAPHYPLHASQAEVAKYRGRYGAKGWDQLRTERFTKQQQLGILPPHARLSPRDPDLPAWDTIPDDQRDLWDLRMATYAAMVDNLDRSIGRLLAKLEETGKADNTVVFFLSDNGACADSADRSTVPGAMPWEVTSFLTQGRTWANASNTPFRQYKTTDFEGGTRTPMIAYWPGVIAPGEVTDQVGHLIDFTPTMLDLAQAEIPTALAGHSLLPTLQGKQVERPWPLFWQFGKSQAIRDQDWKLIKHGTGDWQLYNLAKDPTELEDLAEQDPAKVTELQLKWTAWWSNKPLDKRPKK